One Brachybacterium kimchii genomic window carries:
- a CDS encoding energy-coupling factor ABC transporter ATP-binding protein — MAISLSDVSYRYPDGTLAVDSVDLEIAAGERVAIVGQNGAGKTTAVKMMNGLLRPTSGEVRVDGESTAKRTTAQVSRDVGYVFQNPDDQIFGSDVQGELEFVAKRSGWDEGTRDERVRRAAVLAGLGNVMELNPNDLPFAVKKFVAIGAILVGRCRYLILDEPTAGLDGRGRRLLTRMIDLLQQEGIGIITITHDMRFVADRFERVVAMAHRQVIANGDVHDVFADRAVMHEARLRRPEAALLSQDLGLDPRALSIDEIAALIP; from the coding sequence ATGGCGATCAGCCTCTCTGACGTCTCCTACCGCTACCCGGACGGGACGCTCGCCGTGGACTCTGTGGATCTCGAGATCGCGGCGGGGGAGCGGGTCGCGATCGTCGGCCAGAACGGCGCCGGGAAGACCACCGCCGTCAAGATGATGAACGGCCTGCTGCGCCCCACCTCCGGAGAGGTGCGGGTGGACGGCGAGTCCACGGCGAAGAGGACCACGGCGCAGGTCTCGCGGGACGTCGGCTACGTCTTCCAGAACCCCGACGACCAGATCTTCGGCAGCGACGTGCAGGGCGAGCTCGAGTTCGTCGCCAAGCGCTCCGGCTGGGATGAGGGGACCCGCGACGAGCGCGTGCGCCGTGCCGCCGTCCTCGCGGGCCTCGGGAACGTCATGGAGCTGAACCCCAACGACCTGCCGTTCGCGGTGAAGAAGTTCGTGGCGATCGGAGCGATCCTCGTCGGCCGCTGCCGCTACCTGATCCTCGACGAGCCCACGGCGGGGCTCGACGGCCGAGGGCGGCGCCTGCTGACGCGCATGATCGACCTGCTCCAGCAGGAGGGCATCGGCATCATCACCATCACGCACGACATGCGCTTCGTCGCAGACCGGTTCGAGCGCGTGGTCGCCATGGCGCATCGTCAGGTCATCGCCAACGGGGACGTCCATGACGTCTTCGCCGACCGCGCCGTCATGCACGAGGCGAGGCTGCGACGCCCCGAGGCGGCGCTGCTGTCCCAGGACCTCGGACTCGATCCGCGCGCGCTCTCGATCGACGAGATCGCGGCTCTGATCCCCTGA
- a CDS encoding nucleoside hydrolase yields the protein MPVQHILLDVDTGVDDAMAIMFAVRHPDIDVRAVTCVDGNVPLARVLENTCRVLDALDAPEDLPVAAGASRPLVEPPRDAAQAHGADGLGGISLPHSDRPVSDLHAVELMRRTIEDSVEPVTLVALAPLTNVALLLRMYPETAARLQGIVLMGGSASVGNATAVAEFNVWHDPEAARIVFESELPVRMYGLDVFDRVGLDEESVARLAASTDPLTTALGELLAFWLRDEDGLPGGPEAARIGDAGAVCSLVAPDLMDIRTLPVRVETAVGPARGQTIVDRRRGPGEDAEHGLADTGKNVQVVLGAQEDAVARLFLETVVPDGA from the coding sequence ATGCCCGTCCAACACATCCTGCTCGACGTCGACACCGGAGTGGACGACGCGATGGCGATCATGTTCGCGGTCCGCCACCCGGACATCGACGTGCGTGCCGTGACCTGCGTCGACGGCAATGTGCCCCTCGCGCGCGTCCTCGAGAACACGTGCCGCGTGCTCGACGCGCTCGATGCTCCCGAGGATCTGCCCGTCGCGGCCGGAGCTTCCCGGCCGCTCGTCGAGCCGCCCCGCGATGCGGCGCAGGCCCACGGGGCAGACGGACTGGGCGGGATCTCGCTCCCGCACAGTGATCGTCCCGTCTCCGACCTCCACGCCGTCGAGCTCATGCGCCGGACGATCGAGGACTCCGTCGAGCCGGTCACCCTGGTCGCCCTCGCGCCGCTCACGAACGTCGCGCTGCTGCTGCGCATGTACCCCGAGACCGCGGCCCGGCTGCAGGGCATCGTGCTGATGGGCGGCTCCGCGTCGGTCGGGAACGCGACCGCGGTCGCCGAGTTCAACGTGTGGCACGACCCGGAGGCCGCGCGCATCGTCTTCGAGAGCGAGCTGCCCGTGCGCATGTACGGCCTCGACGTCTTCGACCGGGTGGGGCTCGACGAGGAGTCCGTGGCGCGGCTCGCGGCGAGCACCGACCCCCTGACCACTGCGCTCGGAGAGCTGCTCGCCTTCTGGCTCCGCGACGAGGACGGTCTGCCCGGCGGTCCGGAGGCGGCGCGGATCGGCGACGCCGGCGCCGTCTGCTCGCTGGTCGCCCCGGACCTCATGGACATCCGCACCCTGCCGGTGCGCGTCGAGACGGCGGTTGGTCCCGCACGCGGCCAGACCATCGTGGACCGTCGGCGCGGACCCGGAGAGGACGCCGAGCACGGGCTCGCGGACACCGGGAAGAACGTGCAGGTCGTTCTCGGGGCGCAGGAGGATGCTGTCGCCCGACTCTTCCTCGAGACCGTCGTCCCGGACGGCGCGTGA
- a CDS encoding DNA-formamidopyrimidine glycosylase family protein, whose protein sequence is MPEGDTVFRQCRILHEALAGAEITRSDLRVPSAATAGLRGWRVQEVVPRGKHLLLRLLPPSGPGAPGGQVTSTRTAEPLTLHSHLMMDGIWHVDGNSLRSSDTSAGPRPPHTARVVLEALRDDGREVRAVGYDVKQVRLLRTADEDELIGHLGPDLLDPDWTDRHRAQALENLRARPERPVGLALLDQRNLAGIGNIYRCELCFLHRIHPSAPLREVADLPGMVDLAQRLLTVNTGRAVRMTTGGMMGRRGDLWVYGRAGEPCRRCGARIQRGELLEPEIEGSEGRVIFVCPRCQAGGPEDGAPRAAAGTRGSRRRGFRT, encoded by the coding sequence ATGCCCGAGGGCGACACCGTCTTCCGCCAGTGCCGGATCCTCCACGAGGCCCTCGCCGGCGCCGAGATCACCCGCAGCGACCTGCGGGTGCCGAGCGCCGCGACCGCGGGCCTGCGCGGCTGGAGGGTGCAGGAGGTGGTCCCGCGCGGCAAGCACCTGCTGCTGCGGCTGCTCCCGCCCAGCGGCCCTGGCGCGCCCGGCGGTCAGGTCACGTCCACCCGAACGGCCGAGCCTCTCACCCTCCACAGCCACCTGATGATGGACGGGATCTGGCACGTCGACGGCAACTCCCTGCGCTCGAGCGACACGAGCGCCGGCCCTCGTCCCCCGCACACCGCCCGCGTGGTGCTCGAGGCACTCCGCGACGACGGCCGCGAGGTCCGGGCGGTCGGATACGACGTGAAGCAGGTGCGGCTGCTGCGCACAGCCGACGAGGACGAGCTCATCGGCCACCTGGGTCCCGACCTCCTGGACCCCGACTGGACCGACCGGCATCGTGCGCAGGCGCTCGAGAACCTGCGTGCACGGCCCGAGCGGCCCGTGGGCCTCGCCCTGCTGGATCAGCGGAACCTCGCAGGGATCGGCAACATCTATCGCTGCGAGCTGTGCTTCCTGCACCGGATCCACCCGTCGGCCCCGCTGCGCGAGGTCGCGGACCTGCCCGGCATGGTCGACCTCGCCCAGCGCCTGCTCACGGTGAACACGGGCCGCGCGGTGCGGATGACGACCGGCGGGATGATGGGCCGACGCGGCGACCTGTGGGTCTACGGACGCGCCGGGGAGCCCTGCCGCCGCTGCGGCGCCCGCATCCAGCGCGGCGAGCTGCTCGAACCGGAGATCGAGGGCTCCGAGGGACGCGTGATCTTCGTGTGCCCGCGCTGCCAGGCCGGTGGCCCTGAGGACGGAGCGCCGCGAGCCGCCGCGGGGACACGAGGATCCCGGCGGCGCGGGTTCAGGACCTGA
- a CDS encoding energy-coupling factor ABC transporter ATP-binding protein, translated as MALTASLRDVSFTYAFGAKPAIRGVDIDIEPGRLYGVVGPNGSGKTTLCSILRGTIPNYQPGDLTGTVTIQGRRLEDWDPVELSNTVGYVFQNPFTQISGIKETVFEEIAFGLENQGRPREEIIDRVRRVIDQVGIRRLIRKNPNELSGGQRQLVAFASIIAMDSEVIVIDEPTSQLDPETTELIFEIISGLQDAGRTIILVEHAIDLLAEHADDIIVMCRGEVLGAGPAADVLTSDLLPRAELRRPDVTELALALERDGRGLARIPVTREDARTLISSRLEGAAHGDQPL; from the coding sequence GTGGCGCTGACCGCGAGCCTCCGGGACGTCTCCTTCACCTACGCCTTCGGCGCCAAGCCGGCGATCCGCGGTGTCGACATCGACATCGAGCCGGGTCGGCTGTACGGCGTCGTCGGCCCCAACGGCAGCGGGAAGACCACGCTGTGCAGCATCCTGCGGGGCACCATCCCGAACTACCAGCCTGGAGATCTCACCGGCACCGTCACCATCCAGGGCAGGCGCCTCGAGGACTGGGACCCCGTGGAGCTGTCCAACACCGTGGGGTACGTCTTCCAGAATCCGTTCACGCAGATCAGCGGGATCAAGGAGACGGTCTTCGAGGAGATCGCCTTCGGACTCGAGAACCAGGGTCGGCCGCGGGAGGAGATCATCGACCGGGTCCGGCGCGTCATCGACCAGGTCGGGATCCGCCGCCTGATCCGCAAGAACCCCAACGAGCTCTCCGGAGGGCAGCGCCAGCTGGTCGCCTTCGCCTCGATCATCGCGATGGACAGCGAGGTCATCGTTATCGACGAGCCCACCAGCCAGCTCGACCCGGAGACCACGGAACTGATCTTCGAGATCATCTCCGGCCTGCAGGACGCCGGACGCACCATCATCCTCGTCGAGCACGCGATCGACCTGCTCGCCGAGCACGCGGACGACATCATCGTCATGTGCAGGGGCGAGGTCCTCGGTGCGGGCCCCGCTGCCGACGTCCTCACGTCAGACCTGCTGCCGAGGGCCGAACTGCGCCGTCCCGACGTCACCGAGCTCGCCCTCGCTCTGGAGCGCGACGGGCGGGGCCTCGCCCGCATCCCGGTCACCCGCGAGGATGCCCGGACCCTGATCTCCTCACGACTGGAAGGTGCCGCCCATGGCGATCAGCCTCTCTGA
- a CDS encoding energy-coupling factor transporter transmembrane component T family protein produces the protein MSIPQNPASPVPTGEGTDEGDLEQMARELQQPIHRGNAVLDLDPICMAVILACLAIIAVALPGVIAPASVCVVFALISIAAGVARSFIPNYLKLFAVVGLILFVLRAIFVDEGTVLWSLGPLVVSTGGILFGLRFALVVMALCGAVVLYFALTPMKTLMLALESRGVTPRATYVVLASFQSITDLGRNARTVMDAQRSRGIETEGGPITRIRAFGPVLAPVFLAAMNQTEERALALDARAFNARGTHTNLAQLRRVGPFAIVLTVIAVLVTIVLILGGVLLWR, from the coding sequence ATGAGCATCCCGCAGAATCCCGCCTCCCCGGTGCCCACGGGAGAGGGCACGGATGAGGGCGACCTCGAGCAGATGGCTCGCGAGCTGCAGCAGCCCATCCACCGCGGCAATGCGGTGCTCGACCTCGACCCGATCTGCATGGCCGTCATCCTGGCCTGCCTCGCGATCATCGCCGTCGCCCTGCCCGGCGTGATCGCCCCCGCCTCCGTCTGCGTGGTCTTCGCCCTGATCTCGATCGCCGCCGGTGTCGCCCGCAGCTTCATCCCGAACTATCTGAAGCTTTTCGCCGTCGTCGGTCTCATCCTGTTCGTGCTGCGCGCGATCTTCGTGGACGAGGGCACCGTGCTCTGGTCGCTCGGCCCTCTGGTGGTCAGCACCGGTGGGATCCTCTTCGGCCTCCGCTTCGCGCTCGTGGTGATGGCGCTGTGCGGGGCCGTGGTCCTGTACTTCGCGCTCACGCCGATGAAGACCCTCATGCTGGCGCTCGAGTCCCGCGGCGTCACGCCCAGGGCGACCTATGTGGTGCTCGCGTCCTTCCAGTCGATCACCGATCTGGGCCGCAACGCCCGCACCGTGATGGACGCCCAGCGTTCGCGCGGGATCGAGACCGAGGGCGGCCCCATCACCCGTATCAGGGCCTTCGGGCCCGTGCTGGCGCCGGTGTTCCTCGCCGCCATGAACCAGACCGAGGAGCGGGCCCTGGCTCTGGACGCCCGCGCGTTCAACGCCCGGGGGACCCACACGAACCTCGCGCAGCTCCGTCGCGTCGGACCGTTCGCGATCGTGCTCACCGTGATCGCGGTGCTGGTGACCATCGTCCTGATCCTGGGAGGTGTGCTGCTGTGGCGCTGA